The following are encoded in a window of Chionomys nivalis chromosome X, mChiNiv1.1, whole genome shotgun sequence genomic DNA:
- the LOC130867773 gene encoding G-protein coupled receptor 83-like produces the protein MEEEPTTEMPQEAFQSPGTTSIFGDELTPEALSVPIGFDDLITSTTSQVLQAVSNVASALGHGLSKMPDHMTGDLADTSGPLDVEIVSEDDHLQFWLVVGYTIVVFASIIGNWVFNYIILKYNNVHTASGLLVVNISVTNMMLALLSSPFTMVRYMCYSLVFGKMTCHLSRFAQYSCAYVTVMSMVAISLDRHRVMLNPLKAQITPMQGNICIIVIWIVSTCAALPHAVYQKLHQVEFGNTTEESACLPSFPYTSKSTWMYLDLGTFLVFFMLPLLVLVGVYAHAAKKLWIHDPVDDINIHTYICQRGKKKQTLKMLMLVVLLYAISWIPLNVYLVLLASETISSHNGLYFFLHWLAISSSCYNPYIYCWLSDSFRIEVRKVIMEIQKKMLDKIRRLRGEHRRLSSASHTHPLASEDSNPGVPRFPRFKDFDELPSPPPSPAVEISFIHAVPRV, from the exons atggaggaagagccaACCACAGAAATGCCCCAAGAGGCTTTCCAGAGCCCTGGCACCACGAGCATCTTCGGGGATGAGCTGACTCCAGAAGCCCTGAGTGTACCTATTGGTTTTGATGACTTGATCACATCCACTACTTCCCAGGTACTTCAGGCTGTGTCCAATGTCGCATCTGCGTTGGGGCATGGACTGTCCAAGATGCCAGACCACATGACGGGAGACCTGGCCGACACGTCAGGTCCCCTAGATGTGGAAATTGTATCCGAGGATGATCATTTGCAGTTCTGGTTAGTGGTAGGGTACACCATAGTGGTCTTTGCCTCCATCATAGGCAACTGGGTCTTCAACTATATAATTTTGAAGTACAACAATGTCCATACTGCCTCCGGCCTCCTCGTTGTCAACATTTCTGTGACCAACATGATGCTCGCTCTTCTCAGCTCTCCCTTCACCATG GTGCGCTATATGTGTTATTCCCTGGTGTTTGGAAAGATGACCTGTCACCTCAGTCGCTTTGCCCAATACTCATGTGCCTATGTAACTGTGATGAGTATGGTAGCTATTTCCCTGGATCGACATCGG GTGATGCTAAATCCTTTGAAGGCCCAGATTACTCCCATGCAAGGCAATATTTGCATCATTGTCATCTGGATTGTGAGCACCTGTGCTGCACTGCCACATGCTGTTTACCAGAAGCTTCACCAGGTGGAATTTGG AAACACAACTGAGGAAAGTGCCTGCCTCCCCAGTTTCCCATATACTTCAAAATCCACATGGATGTACCTTGACCTAGGCACCTTTCTGGTCTTCTTTATGTTGCCTTTGCTGGTCTTGGTGGGTGTCTATGCTCATGCGGCCAAAAAGCTGTGGATCCATGATCCTGTTGATGACATCAATATCCACACTTACATCTGTCAGCGTGGGAAGAAGAAGCAGACCCTAAAGATGCTGATGTTAGTGGTGCTTCTCTATGCAATCAGTTGGATCCCCCTCAATGTGTACCTGGTGCTGCTAGCCAGTGAAACCATCTCGAGCCACAATGGTCTCTATTTTTTCCTCCACTGGCTAGCAATTAGCAGCTCCTGCTACAACCCCTACATCTATTGCTGGCTCAGTGATAGCTTCCGTATTGAAGTGCGAAAGGTCATCATGGAAATCCAGAAGAAGATGCTAGATAAAATCAGACGCCTTAGGGGAGAGCATCGCCGACTGAGCTCTGCATCTCATACCCATCCCCTTGCCTCTGAAGATTCCAATCCAGGAGTGCCCAGATTCCCACGATTCAAAGATTTTGATGAGCTGCCCAGTCCCCCTCCTTCCCCAGCAGTGGAAATCTCCTTTATCCACGCAGTGCCTCGAGTTTAA